The following proteins are encoded in a genomic region of Rhodothermales bacterium:
- a CDS encoding molecular chaperone DnaK: protein MTVQQPLKARKSPFSAKELSHFRDLIVERRHSAMEDIDSLRRGLADSREQAENDTAYSFHMADAGTDAMEREKLYLMVARQQKYVGYLDRALERIENKTYGVCKVTGQPISKERLEAVPHTEISIEAKRQQKR from the coding sequence GTGACAGTCCAACAGCCGTTAAAGGCACGCAAGTCGCCCTTCTCAGCCAAAGAGCTGAGTCACTTCCGTGATCTTATCGTCGAGAGACGTCACTCAGCGATGGAGGACATCGACAGCCTGCGTCGCGGTCTTGCGGATTCTCGGGAGCAGGCGGAGAACGACACCGCCTACAGTTTCCACATGGCTGATGCCGGGACCGACGCCATGGAGCGCGAAAAGCTGTACCTCATGGTGGCTCGGCAGCAGAAGTACGTCGGATATCTCGACCGGGCGCTCGAACGAATCGAGAACAAGACCTATGGAGTCTGCAAAGTGACAGGGCAGCCTATCTCGAAGGAGAGATTAGAGGCCGTACCGCATACCGAGATTTCCATCGAGGCGAAACGGCAGCAGAAACGATAG
- a CDS encoding peptidase A8, which produces MRILWLSGLVVLLDQAAKIAVLQTMYRSQTIHIIGDWLNLTYTENPGMAFGITFGPPALITYFSIVATFVILIYLFRIRRGYAPYRFSLALVLGGAFGNIIDRVFYGQLFYGEPFFQGRVVDFIHINVWRGYVPESIPLLGGKYFALFPIWNVADMSIVVGVVGILLFQKAFHNRMRPDDGASLEGSIGMSEAAPAVPKPVPDHVPSPAFEPAPQQSALPDQDGLQDPRPPGDRET; this is translated from the coding sequence ATGAGAATACTGTGGCTATCAGGACTGGTAGTCCTGCTCGATCAAGCCGCAAAGATAGCGGTGCTCCAGACCATGTATCGGTCGCAGACGATTCATATCATCGGCGACTGGCTGAATCTGACGTATACCGAAAATCCCGGGATGGCGTTCGGCATCACATTCGGTCCTCCGGCGCTCATCACCTACTTTTCCATCGTCGCCACATTCGTGATCCTGATTTACCTGTTCAGGATCCGACGAGGCTATGCACCGTACCGATTCAGTCTAGCGCTCGTATTGGGTGGGGCGTTCGGCAACATCATCGATCGTGTATTCTACGGGCAGCTGTTTTACGGCGAACCGTTCTTTCAGGGGCGCGTGGTCGACTTCATTCATATCAACGTTTGGCGCGGCTACGTCCCTGAGTCCATACCTCTGCTGGGTGGGAAGTACTTCGCACTGTTCCCAATCTGGAATGTCGCGGATATGTCCATCGTCGTTGGGGTTGTGGGAATTCTTCTGTTCCAGAAAGCGTTTCATAACAGAATGAGGCCTGACGACGGGGCGTCGCTCGAAGGGTCAATCGGAATGTCGGAGGCGGCACCGGCAGTCCCGAAACCCGTTCCTGACCACGTTCCTTCTCCGGCGTTCGAACCGGCACCTCAGCAGTCGGCGCTGCCCGATCAAGACGGGCTGCAGGATCCGCGACCACCTGGCGACCGTGAGACGTAG
- the lepA gene encoding elongation factor 4, whose protein sequence is MSSYQSRIRNFCIIAHIDHGKSTLADRLLEATGTLSSRELHEQVLDSMDLERERGITIKSHAIRMGYRAADGADYTLNLIDTPGHVDFTYEVSRALTACEGAILVVDAAQGIEAQTISNLSLAMENDLEIIVVLNKVDLPSAHPDIVAQSIENLIGDRAEDILHISAKTGQGVDALLEQIVARIPAPRGNPEGPLKALIFDSVFNSYRGAIAYARVFDGTLNKGDHMLFLSNKKEYDAEEIGVLRLGMEPVDVLRAGDVGYIVGSVKDVRDTRVGDTITLAKNPAVDAISGFREVKPMVFSGVFPTNSDEFEDLRSSLDKLRLNDASLTYEPETSVALGFGFRVGFLGLLHMEIVQERLDREFNLDIITTVPNVRYEVQSGDKVISVHNPSNMPDAGDVDQISEPYVKAEIITPTEYIGGLMKLCQDRRGIYTNTTYLDVERVNLEYELPLSEIVFDFYDKLKSTSRGYASLDYEVVEFRPSNLVKLDVMINGDPVDALSIIVHRDKAYDQGRKLVKKLRELIPRQMFEVAIQAAVGSRVIARETVKAMRKDVTAKCYGGDISRKRKLLEKQKEGKKRMKQVGSIEVPQEAFLAVLSVND, encoded by the coding sequence ATGTCGTCCTACCAGAGTCGAATCCGGAACTTCTGCATTATTGCTCATATCGATCACGGTAAGAGCACACTTGCAGATCGCCTGCTTGAGGCGACCGGAACACTGTCGTCCCGTGAGCTGCACGAGCAGGTCCTTGACAGCATGGACCTCGAACGAGAGCGCGGTATTACGATTAAGAGCCATGCGATTCGGATGGGCTACCGGGCCGCTGATGGCGCTGATTACACGCTCAATCTGATTGATACACCGGGTCATGTCGACTTTACATATGAGGTATCGCGCGCTCTCACCGCTTGCGAAGGAGCAATACTCGTAGTTGATGCGGCACAGGGTATCGAAGCACAAACGATTTCCAATCTCTCGCTGGCGATGGAGAACGATCTGGAGATCATCGTCGTCCTGAACAAGGTCGATCTTCCCAGCGCACACCCCGATATTGTCGCGCAATCTATCGAGAATCTGATCGGTGATCGTGCCGAAGACATACTGCACATCAGCGCAAAAACCGGACAGGGCGTTGACGCGCTGCTGGAGCAGATAGTCGCTCGCATTCCGGCGCCCCGCGGTAATCCTGAGGGTCCACTCAAGGCCCTGATCTTCGACTCAGTGTTTAACTCCTATCGAGGCGCCATTGCGTACGCACGGGTGTTTGACGGGACCCTCAACAAAGGGGATCATATGCTCTTTCTGTCAAACAAGAAGGAGTATGACGCGGAGGAAATCGGTGTTCTTCGACTGGGAATGGAACCCGTAGACGTACTGCGCGCCGGTGACGTGGGCTACATCGTCGGTTCCGTCAAGGATGTTCGGGATACACGCGTCGGCGATACGATCACACTCGCCAAGAATCCCGCCGTGGATGCCATATCCGGATTCAGGGAAGTAAAGCCCATGGTCTTCAGCGGTGTGTTTCCGACGAACTCCGACGAATTCGAAGACCTGCGAAGCTCGCTCGACAAGTTACGGCTGAACGATGCGTCACTCACGTATGAACCCGAAACATCCGTGGCACTTGGTTTCGGGTTTCGTGTCGGCTTTCTCGGACTGCTTCACATGGAGATTGTGCAGGAACGACTCGACCGCGAATTCAACCTCGACATCATCACGACGGTACCGAACGTAAGGTATGAGGTGCAATCCGGGGACAAAGTTATCTCGGTGCACAACCCAAGCAACATGCCGGACGCAGGCGACGTCGACCAGATCAGCGAGCCCTACGTTAAAGCAGAAATCATCACGCCCACCGAGTACATCGGCGGGCTGATGAAACTGTGCCAGGATCGTCGTGGCATCTACACGAATACAACGTACCTGGATGTTGAGCGAGTGAACCTCGAGTACGAATTACCTCTCTCTGAAATCGTGTTTGACTTTTACGACAAGCTCAAGTCGACGAGCCGGGGATATGCCTCTCTTGACTACGAGGTCGTGGAGTTCCGACCGAGCAATCTGGTCAAACTGGACGTGATGATAAATGGTGATCCTGTCGATGCCCTGTCGATCATTGTTCACCGGGACAAGGCCTACGACCAGGGCCGAAAGCTGGTGAAGAAGTTGAGGGAGCTGATTCCGCGGCAGATGTTCGAGGTCGCGATTCAGGCGGCCGTCGGAAGCCGTGTCATCGCACGGGAGACGGTCAAGGCCATGCGAAAAGATGTTACCGCGAAGTGCTACGGTGGCGACATCTCTCGAAAGCGGAAGCTTCTTGAGAAACAGAAGGAAGGCAAGAAGAGAATGAAGCAGGTCGGAAGTATCGAAGTGCCCCAGGAGGCGTTCCTTGCCGTCCTGTCCGTAAACGACTAA
- the lepB gene encoding signal peptidase I, giving the protein MASDILKSERKRRSGKKSRAGKSDSGSSAGKGRAPHHKSKLREWFDALVFAVVVMLIVRTLIFDLFRIPTPSMEKNLMVGDYLFVSKLHYGTRTPMTLGIPFTQVYLPGLRLPNMRFPGFSEVKRGDAIVFNWPDDRENPIDRKTHYIKRVIGLPGETVQLIDKTVNIDENPIELATGMQQWWNVYKTDPRVRLSQSALIELGIDPAFQVRYSQNALLVQVVATPESVEEIRRWPWVERVEPFVTGSNAEFRERLYPPGSDYTTDNYGPVVIPGENLTFDLTEDNWPYLEPVIRRYEGRSTGRGSSSEFLVDGAAATTFTFSQDYYFVMGDYRDNSEDSRFWGVVPMNHIVGKAVLIYFSWDADANLPRFTRLFKSIDEKYY; this is encoded by the coding sequence TTGGCCTCCGATATACTCAAGTCTGAACGGAAAAGACGGTCAGGCAAGAAGTCCCGTGCGGGCAAGAGCGATTCCGGCTCGTCCGCGGGCAAGGGTCGCGCGCCGCACCACAAGTCCAAGCTGCGCGAGTGGTTTGACGCCCTGGTCTTTGCAGTCGTCGTGATGCTCATAGTCAGGACGTTGATTTTCGACCTGTTTCGAATTCCTACGCCGTCGATGGAGAAGAACTTGATGGTCGGCGACTATCTGTTCGTCTCCAAGCTGCATTACGGCACACGAACGCCGATGACACTCGGGATACCATTTACGCAGGTGTATCTGCCGGGCCTTCGATTGCCGAACATGCGTTTTCCAGGCTTCTCCGAAGTCAAGCGGGGCGACGCCATCGTTTTCAATTGGCCCGATGATCGGGAAAACCCGATCGACCGGAAGACCCACTACATCAAGAGAGTGATAGGCCTGCCGGGAGAAACGGTCCAGCTGATCGACAAGACGGTCAACATCGACGAAAATCCGATCGAGCTGGCGACCGGCATGCAGCAGTGGTGGAACGTTTACAAGACAGATCCGCGGGTTCGGCTTTCGCAGTCTGCGCTGATCGAGCTCGGCATTGATCCAGCTTTCCAGGTTCGCTACTCGCAGAATGCTTTGCTCGTTCAGGTGGTCGCGACACCGGAGTCCGTGGAGGAGATCCGACGCTGGCCATGGGTTGAGCGGGTCGAGCCCTTTGTGACGGGTAGTAATGCCGAGTTTCGCGAACGTCTGTATCCGCCCGGAAGTGACTACACGACAGACAACTATGGACCTGTCGTCATTCCCGGCGAGAATCTGACGTTCGATTTGACCGAGGACAACTGGCCGTATCTCGAGCCGGTGATCCGCCGCTACGAAGGTCGGTCAACCGGACGAGGCAGCAGTTCAGAATTCCTGGTCGATGGCGCGGCAGCGACAACTTTCACGTTCTCCCAGGACTACTACTTCGTAATGGGCGACTACCGTGACAATTCGGAAGACAGCCGGTTCTGGGGCGTCGTGCCAATGAACCACATCGTAGGGAAGGCTGTTCTCATCTACTTCTCCTGGGATGCGGACGCCAATTTGCCCCGGTTTACGAGGCTGTTCAAGTCGATCGACGAGAAGTACTATTAG
- a CDS encoding L,D-transpeptidase codes for MTARIETVSLALIVVASSFLVGSSALGQEFINQTEATQIVSNQSGPVEDIPDVYYQYYVLSDRRGNTNLARNTMYKVLGNGDVSLGKKRSVLVGLLNRTLIGSLSVGDTVVVPNQYDLDFRAYSPFPRFYAGGREFDKLFIIDKSIQAFAAYEKGRLTRWGIVNTGAKESPTPNGRYNFNWRTEYRISSLSPRDEPWEMWWVFNFHQSRGIHIHQFAMPTGGPTSHGCVRLIDDDAMWVYGWADAWKTTAGDGFGSETARLISPGTTVLVIGEDPGMKPEPFIRKKRIPVLKMIEFPEHPYDVPPGTPQQEMFDRARLAQASESTR; via the coding sequence ATGACTGCTCGCATTGAAACTGTAAGCCTTGCTCTGATCGTCGTCGCGTCCAGCTTTCTGGTCGGCTCTTCCGCCCTGGGTCAGGAGTTTATTAATCAGACCGAAGCGACCCAGATTGTAAGCAACCAGTCTGGACCCGTAGAGGACATCCCGGATGTTTATTACCAGTACTACGTATTGAGCGACCGCCGCGGCAATACGAATCTGGCTCGCAATACGATGTACAAAGTTCTGGGTAACGGCGATGTCAGTCTGGGCAAAAAGAGATCTGTGCTGGTGGGTCTTCTGAACCGAACGCTGATCGGGTCCCTAAGTGTGGGTGACACCGTTGTCGTACCCAACCAGTATGATCTCGACTTCCGGGCGTATTCACCTTTCCCCCGCTTCTATGCGGGCGGTCGGGAATTCGATAAGTTGTTCATCATTGACAAATCCATCCAGGCGTTCGCCGCCTACGAGAAGGGTCGACTCACGCGGTGGGGAATCGTCAACACGGGCGCGAAAGAGTCTCCCACTCCCAACGGACGTTATAACTTCAACTGGAGAACGGAGTACCGCATTTCCTCACTGAGTCCGAGGGACGAGCCCTGGGAAATGTGGTGGGTGTTCAATTTTCACCAGAGTCGCGGCATTCACATACATCAGTTCGCAATGCCCACGGGTGGACCAACGAGTCACGGCTGCGTACGCCTGATCGACGATGACGCGATGTGGGTATACGGTTGGGCCGATGCCTGGAAGACAACAGCAGGTGACGGATTCGGCTCCGAAACGGCTCGACTAATCTCGCCCGGCACCACCGTTCTCGTTATTGGCGAAGATCCGGGAATGAAACCTGAGCCGTTTATCCGGAAGAAACGTATCCCGGTCTTGAAGATGATCGAGTTCCCCGAACATCCGTATGATGTTCCACCTGGAACGCCACAGCAGGAAATGTTCGATCGCGCACGACTGGCTCAAGCGTCGGAGTCCACCCGCTGA
- a CDS encoding potassium channel protein: MAMLLSFTRPLVSWLTRAEPTKREIILATFFLAALLGTGTLGYSLIEGWYWLDGLYMTFITLTTIGFAEVNTLSDLGRIFTIGIGIVGIGAVAFIATRAAQLLLTSEVISKRHMNKRISQLEDHYIICGYGRIGKRVAQDLRKANKPFVVVEISPAKIEGLIEDDFLYILGNAENEEALEDAGISRSRGLILTLPEDSANVFVTLTAREMNPGLFILARTDTHQNERKLRRAGADKVVAAYEIGADRMAQVILRPNVDRFVEDVLQSDGLDLIMEEVQVQEGSLMAGHSLAESNFRQKFNTIVVAILTSQTDEMLFNPSATSVISPGDILIVLGSQDMIDRLRNEGCS; encoded by the coding sequence ATGGCGATGCTTCTTTCATTCACTCGTCCACTGGTCAGCTGGCTGACACGCGCCGAGCCAACCAAGCGCGAGATCATACTGGCCACGTTCTTTCTTGCCGCCCTTCTAGGCACCGGTACGCTCGGGTATTCGTTGATCGAGGGCTGGTACTGGTTGGACGGCCTGTATATGACCTTCATCACGTTGACGACCATCGGTTTCGCGGAGGTCAATACGCTCTCCGATCTCGGACGAATCTTTACCATTGGTATCGGGATTGTCGGCATTGGAGCCGTAGCCTTTATCGCGACGCGAGCAGCACAGCTGCTCCTTACTAGCGAAGTAATCAGCAAGCGACACATGAACAAGCGGATAAGTCAGCTGGAAGATCATTACATCATCTGCGGCTATGGTCGTATCGGGAAACGCGTCGCTCAAGATCTGCGGAAAGCGAACAAGCCCTTCGTGGTCGTGGAGATCAGTCCAGCCAAGATAGAAGGACTCATCGAGGACGATTTTCTATACATCCTCGGGAACGCAGAAAACGAGGAGGCCCTCGAGGATGCCGGTATCTCGAGATCCCGTGGCCTGATCCTGACGTTGCCGGAAGATTCAGCCAACGTGTTCGTCACGCTTACGGCACGTGAAATGAATCCAGGTTTGTTCATCCTGGCACGGACTGACACGCATCAGAATGAACGAAAGCTGAGACGTGCAGGTGCGGACAAGGTCGTCGCGGCGTATGAGATTGGAGCCGACAGGATGGCACAGGTCATCCTGCGGCCCAACGTCGACCGCTTCGTCGAGGACGTCCTTCAGTCGGATGGCCTGGACTTGATTATGGAGGAAGTGCAAGTCCAGGAAGGCTCTCTGATGGCGGGGCATTCGCTGGCGGAATCAAACTTCCGACAGAAGTTCAACACGATCGTCGTCGCCATTCTCACGTCTCAGACGGATGAAATGCTCTTCAATCCGAGCGCGACGTCTGTTATCAGTCCGGGCGATATCCTCATCGTCCTGGGCAGTCAGGATATGATCGACCGGCTTCGGAACGAAGGTTGCTCGTGA
- the xseB gene encoding exodeoxyribonuclease VII small subunit has translation MTDTHQTDPLAESFDYEGSIHRIEEIAALLEDHDTKLEDALKLYEEGVSIARSCMQRLRDAELRIAELRLEDTDSSD, from the coding sequence ATGACCGATACGCATCAGACAGACCCATTGGCCGAATCGTTTGACTACGAGGGGTCAATCCACCGGATTGAGGAGATCGCTGCCCTGCTAGAGGACCACGATACGAAGCTTGAGGATGCACTCAAGCTCTACGAGGAGGGGGTCTCAATCGCACGTTCATGCATGCAGCGCCTCCGTGATGCGGAATTGCGGATCGCGGAACTCCGTCTGGAAGACACGGATTCATCGGACTAG